In a genomic window of Nocardia fluminea:
- the bphC gene encoding biphenyl-2,3-diol 1,2-dioxygenase, whose product MTDIKGLGYVKIQTADMDRWRKFAFEVLGFAEGSGPDENALYLRMDERAARITIVPGDSDAIVTIGWEVRDHAALVRVQEAVTAAGIAVKPLSVEEADARRVEEVITFQDPTGATLEVFHGAVLDHSPVITPFGARFVTGAQGLGHVVLPTMDPNGAFGFYTDVLGFLPRGAFRIPAPPEYGPMRVRFLGVNERHHSLALCPAPHGGAPGLVHIMVEVDTLDAVGQALDRVTKDGFSVSSTLGRHTNDKMVSFYVRAPGGWDIEFGTEGMRVDETYYSAEEITADSYWGHDWSGSEPLAAM is encoded by the coding sequence ATGACAGACATCAAAGGCCTCGGCTACGTCAAGATCCAGACCGCCGACATGGACCGGTGGCGCAAGTTCGCGTTCGAGGTGCTCGGCTTCGCCGAGGGCAGCGGACCCGATGAGAACGCCCTGTACCTGCGGATGGACGAGCGCGCGGCGCGGATCACCATCGTGCCCGGCGACAGCGACGCCATCGTGACGATCGGCTGGGAAGTGCGTGACCACGCCGCGCTGGTCCGCGTCCAGGAGGCCGTGACGGCGGCGGGGATCGCGGTGAAACCGCTCTCGGTGGAGGAGGCCGACGCGCGCCGGGTCGAGGAGGTCATCACCTTCCAGGACCCGACCGGGGCCACTCTCGAGGTGTTCCACGGCGCGGTGCTCGATCACAGCCCGGTGATCACCCCGTTCGGCGCCCGGTTCGTCACCGGCGCACAGGGTCTGGGCCATGTCGTGCTGCCGACCATGGACCCCAACGGCGCGTTCGGCTTCTACACCGACGTGCTCGGATTCCTGCCGCGCGGGGCGTTCCGGATCCCGGCCCCGCCGGAGTACGGCCCGATGCGGGTGCGGTTCCTCGGTGTCAACGAACGCCATCACAGCCTGGCGCTGTGCCCGGCCCCGCACGGTGGCGCGCCCGGCCTGGTGCACATCATGGTCGAGGTCGACACCCTCGACGCGGTCGGGCAGGCCCTCGATCGGGTGACCAAGGACGGCTTCTCGGTGTCCTCGACGCTGGGCAGGCACACCAACGACAAGATGGTGTCGTTCTATGTCCGCGCGCCCGGCGGCTGGGACATCGAGTTCGGCACCGAAGGCATGCGGGTCGACGAGACGTACTACAGCGCGGAGGAGATCACCGCGGACAGCTACTGGGGCCACGACTGGTCCGGTAGCGAGCCGCTCGCGGCGATGTAG
- a CDS encoding acyl-CoA dehydrogenase family protein: MTRVLDNIAAIADQLREQAPEAERLGQLPDATAQLLKTAGPIRLLQPKKYSGYEAHPREFAETVMATAALDPASGWIAGIVGVHPWQLAFADPKVQDEVWSDDHDTWMASPYAPTGIARPVDGGYIFNGRWQFSSGTDHCDWIFLGAMLGDAEGKMALPPTMLHMILPRQDYTIVEDSWNVVGLKGTGSKDIIVKDAFVPDYRVMNGDHVIDGTAQKEYGVTETLYKMPWSTMFPLGISSAVVGIAEGALAAHLDYQRDRVGAQGTAVKDDPYVLFAIGEAAADINAARQELLANADKIFDAVDAGKEISFADRAAVRRTQVRAAWRAVSAVDQIFARSGGNAMRLDKPLQRYWRDAHVGLAHAIHVPSTVYHASAVSSLGLEPADNLRSMI; encoded by the coding sequence ATGACCAGAGTTCTCGACAATATCGCCGCGATCGCGGATCAGCTGCGCGAGCAGGCACCCGAAGCCGAGCGGCTCGGGCAGCTGCCCGACGCCACGGCCCAGCTGCTGAAGACAGCGGGCCCGATCCGCCTGCTGCAGCCGAAGAAGTACAGCGGCTACGAGGCGCACCCGCGCGAGTTCGCCGAGACGGTGATGGCCACCGCCGCGCTCGACCCGGCCAGCGGCTGGATCGCCGGCATCGTCGGCGTGCATCCGTGGCAGCTGGCCTTCGCCGACCCGAAGGTGCAGGACGAGGTGTGGTCCGACGACCACGACACCTGGATGGCCTCGCCCTACGCCCCGACCGGTATCGCCCGTCCGGTCGACGGCGGCTACATCTTCAACGGCCGCTGGCAGTTCAGTTCCGGCACCGATCACTGTGACTGGATCTTCCTGGGCGCCATGCTCGGTGACGCCGAGGGCAAGATGGCGCTGCCGCCGACGATGCTGCACATGATCCTGCCGCGCCAGGACTACACCATCGTCGAGGATTCCTGGAATGTGGTGGGGCTCAAGGGCACCGGGTCCAAGGACATCATCGTCAAGGACGCGTTCGTGCCCGACTACCGGGTGATGAACGGCGACCACGTCATCGACGGCACCGCGCAGAAGGAGTACGGGGTCACCGAGACGCTGTACAAGATGCCGTGGTCGACGATGTTCCCGCTGGGCATCAGCTCCGCGGTGGTCGGCATCGCCGAGGGCGCGCTGGCCGCGCACCTGGACTACCAGCGTGACCGGGTGGGCGCACAGGGCACCGCGGTCAAGGACGACCCGTACGTGCTGTTCGCCATCGGCGAGGCCGCCGCCGACATCAACGCCGCGCGCCAGGAACTGCTCGCCAACGCCGACAAGATCTTCGACGCCGTCGACGCGGGCAAGGAGATCAGCTTCGCCGACCGGGCCGCGGTCCGGCGCACCCAGGTCCGCGCGGCCTGGCGCGCGGTCTCCGCGGTGGACCAGATCTTCGCCCGCTCCGGCGGCAACGCCATGCGGCTCGACAAGCCGCTGCAACGCTACTGGCGCGACGCCCACGTGGGCCTCGCCCACGCCATCCACGTGCCGAGCACGGTGTATCACGCCTCGGCCGTCAGCTCCCTCGGTCTCGAGCCCGCGGACAACCTGCGCTCCATGATCTGA
- a CDS encoding Rieske 2Fe-2S domain-containing protein codes for MPENSPNGRSQHTTADYRQIEAAAAPTRFARGWHCLGLLSSFRDGKPHEVKAFGTMLVVFQSESDGALHVLDGYCRHMGGNLARGTIKGDSIACPFHDWRWGGNGKCTAIPYARRVPPLAKTRTWPTLERNGQLYVWHDPQGSKPTDDVTIPEIEGYGTPEWTDLTWNSILIEGSHCREIVDNVVDMAHFFYVHYSFPRYFKNVFEGHVATQYMRSTPRHDVTVGTSYDDPDSALRSDASYFGPSYMLDWLWSESNGMTIETVLVNCHYPVDENSFVLQYGAMVKKPEGMSDEDANAMAAQFAQGVEYGFEQDVEIWKNKAPIDNPLLSEEDGPVYQLRRWYKQFYVDVDDVTEDMTKRFEFEIDTDRAVTSWEAEVADNIARGAVIDTMS; via the coding sequence ATGCCGGAGAACTCGCCGAACGGCCGATCGCAGCACACCACCGCCGACTACCGGCAGATCGAGGCCGCCGCGGCGCCGACTCGGTTCGCTCGCGGCTGGCACTGCCTCGGCCTGCTCTCGTCGTTCCGCGACGGCAAACCGCACGAGGTGAAGGCCTTCGGCACCATGCTCGTGGTGTTCCAGTCCGAATCCGACGGCGCGTTGCACGTGCTCGACGGATACTGCCGCCACATGGGCGGCAACCTCGCCCGCGGCACCATCAAGGGCGACTCGATCGCCTGCCCGTTCCACGACTGGCGCTGGGGCGGCAACGGCAAGTGCACGGCCATTCCGTACGCGCGCCGGGTGCCGCCGCTGGCGAAGACCCGCACCTGGCCGACGCTCGAGCGCAACGGCCAGCTCTACGTCTGGCACGACCCGCAGGGCAGCAAGCCCACCGACGACGTGACCATCCCCGAGATCGAGGGTTACGGCACACCGGAATGGACCGACCTGACCTGGAATTCGATTCTGATCGAGGGCTCGCACTGTCGCGAGATCGTCGACAACGTCGTCGACATGGCGCACTTCTTCTACGTGCACTACTCGTTCCCGCGCTACTTCAAGAACGTCTTCGAGGGCCACGTCGCCACCCAGTACATGCGTTCGACGCCGCGCCACGACGTCACCGTCGGCACCAGTTACGACGACCCGGATTCCGCATTGCGTTCGGACGCCTCGTATTTCGGTCCGTCGTACATGCTCGATTGGCTGTGGAGCGAATCGAACGGGATGACAATCGAGACGGTGCTCGTCAACTGCCACTACCCGGTCGACGAGAACTCGTTCGTGCTGCAGTACGGCGCGATGGTCAAGAAGCCGGAAGGCATGTCCGACGAGGACGCCAACGCGATGGCGGCGCAGTTCGCGCAGGGCGTCGAGTACGGATTCGAGCAGGACGTCGAGATCTGGAAGAACAAGGCGCCCATCGACAATCCGCTGCTGTCGGAGGAGGACGGTCCGGTGTATCAGCTGCGCCGCTGGTACAAGCAGTTCTACGTCGACGTCGACGACGTCACCGAGGACATGACCAAACGCTTCGAGTTCGAGATCGATACCGATCGCGCGGTGACGAGCTGGGAGGCCGAGGTGGCCGACAACATCGCCCGCGGCGCCGTCATCGACACCATGTCCTGA
- a CDS encoding hotdog family protein: protein MGNVAVVLDTDAIRLFAQAARSDNPAYRLADRPVVPPTFLPAGGSMAGERVETDHRFFGPPPRAGDQLTAIREGAPGRPVVGAAESLTRYFDRTGGLVAESWAAAEAFAVEAVSPQAAALLATYATDWLGAEAIRRFRTRSVRPLPPGDVMSCSGQVTQSYVQDGEARVDVSLCGVDAAGTVVVRAWATFAVTGDTGPAIAARTPARPTSADNG, encoded by the coding sequence ATGGGTAACGTCGCGGTGGTACTCGACACCGATGCGATCCGGCTGTTCGCGCAAGCGGCGCGCTCGGACAATCCGGCCTACCGGCTCGCCGATCGACCGGTGGTGCCGCCGACCTTCCTGCCCGCGGGCGGATCGATGGCGGGGGAGCGGGTCGAGACCGACCACCGGTTCTTCGGTCCGCCGCCGCGCGCGGGTGATCAGCTGACCGCGATCCGCGAGGGTGCCCCCGGCCGGCCCGTCGTCGGCGCCGCCGAGTCGCTCACCCGGTACTTCGACCGCACGGGCGGTCTCGTCGCCGAGTCGTGGGCGGCGGCGGAAGCCTTCGCGGTCGAGGCGGTGTCGCCGCAGGCGGCGGCGCTGCTGGCGACCTACGCCACCGACTGGCTCGGGGCCGAGGCGATCCGGCGCTTCCGCACCAGGTCGGTGCGTCCCCTGCCGCCGGGCGATGTCATGTCGTGCTCCGGGCAGGTGACGCAGAGTTATGTGCAGGACGGCGAAGCCCGCGTCGATGTCAGCCTGTGCGGCGTCGATGCCGCGGGCACCGTCGTGGTGCGTGCGTGGGCCACCTTCGCCGTGACCGGCGACACCGGACCCGCGATAGCGGCGCGGACTCCCGCTCGGCCCACGAGCGCGGACAACGGGTAG
- a CDS encoding DNA/RNA non-specific endonuclease gives MPRTGYDPDFLGSRVEIPELDAAVRGDAVRLDGSDVISYTHFSLALSRARRFAFWVAWNIDGAAMRKLPRIGIDFVKDPRLPAETQVGNELYQRNRLDRGHLARRADLLWGSAAEAEQANIDSFFYTNITPQMDDFNQSSRAGVWGQLEDAVFADADVDDLSVSVFGGPAFRDDDRVHRGVALPREYWKVICFVAGNRLRCRAFLLTQNLDELEALALDEFRVFQVAVAEIEQRAHCRFPAALHIADTFVTQESVARRSPLESTADISW, from the coding sequence GTGCCGAGGACCGGGTACGACCCGGACTTCCTCGGGTCGAGGGTCGAGATTCCGGAACTGGACGCGGCTGTGCGCGGCGACGCGGTGCGCCTCGATGGCTCCGACGTCATCAGCTACACCCACTTCTCGCTGGCGCTGAGCCGAGCGCGGCGGTTCGCGTTCTGGGTGGCCTGGAATATCGACGGTGCCGCGATGCGCAAACTTCCCCGCATCGGTATCGACTTCGTCAAAGACCCGCGCCTACCCGCCGAGACCCAGGTGGGAAACGAACTGTACCAACGGAATCGGCTCGATCGCGGGCACCTGGCCCGGCGTGCGGACCTGCTGTGGGGCAGTGCGGCCGAAGCCGAGCAGGCCAATATCGACTCGTTCTTCTACACCAACATCACCCCGCAGATGGACGACTTCAACCAGAGCAGCCGCGCCGGGGTGTGGGGTCAGCTCGAGGACGCGGTGTTCGCCGACGCCGACGTCGACGATCTGTCGGTGAGCGTGTTCGGCGGGCCCGCTTTTCGCGACGACGACCGAGTGCATCGCGGGGTGGCGCTGCCGCGCGAGTACTGGAAGGTGATCTGCTTCGTGGCGGGAAACCGGCTGCGGTGCAGGGCTTTCCTACTGACCCAGAACCTCGACGAGCTCGAAGCGCTCGCCCTCGACGAGTTCCGCGTGTTCCAGGTCGCGGTGGCCGAGATCGAACAGCGAGCGCACTGTCGGTTCCCGGCCGCGCTCCACATCGCCGACACTTTCGTGACCCAGGAGTCGGTGGCCAGGCGTAGCCCGCTCGAGTCGACGGCCGACATCAGCTGGTAG
- a CDS encoding VOC family protein, with the protein MRGINHIVLFVADLPRSIAFYEDVLEFERLPEGFPGGAFLRHPGSANDHDLGLFQARTPAAGPAGSVGLYHVAWEVDTLSELVAVRDRLTAARALTGAGDHGSTKALYARDPDGIEFEVCWLVPDEHVEDALAPGTSLTAPLDIEAQIRRYGATTAGGPRTDPQVWARVAARRAAMS; encoded by the coding sequence ATGCGGGGAATCAACCACATCGTGCTGTTCGTCGCGGATCTGCCGCGCAGCATCGCGTTCTACGAGGACGTGCTCGAATTCGAGCGGCTGCCCGAAGGCTTTCCGGGCGGTGCGTTTCTGCGCCACCCCGGCTCGGCCAACGACCACGACCTCGGCCTCTTCCAGGCCAGGACGCCCGCGGCGGGCCCGGCCGGCTCGGTCGGGCTCTATCACGTCGCGTGGGAAGTGGACACCTTGTCCGAGCTCGTCGCCGTCCGGGACCGGTTGACGGCGGCGCGGGCACTGACCGGCGCCGGCGATCACGGGTCGACCAAGGCGCTCTATGCCCGCGACCCCGACGGCATCGAGTTCGAGGTGTGCTGGCTGGTACCCGATGAGCATGTGGAGGACGCACTCGCTCCCGGCACCTCGCTGACCGCCCCACTCGACATCGAGGCCCAGATCCGGCGATACGGCGCGACCACCGCGGGCGGCCCACGCACCGACCCGCAGGTCTGGGCACGGGTCGCGGCACGCCGGGCGGCGATGTCCTGA
- a CDS encoding TetR/AcrR family transcriptional regulator, with amino-acid sequence MGNDPDDAAPSRVYGGVAADERRSRRRSALFDAALDLLAEGGAPAVTKRAVCVRARLNDRYFYEQFTDRDALLTALVEEHTALGIAAVVTATHDAEPDVHSQVRAAADAALGFLLADPRRSALLLNAQSTEALQAARLSTQHAIARAMSAVGREILTAPADPLDADMTAYSVVSGALELVAAWMRGEFDTTREHLTDLIARLLLSTDSAQHVAATKSAT; translated from the coding sequence ATGGGCAACGACCCCGACGACGCGGCGCCGTCGCGCGTGTACGGTGGCGTGGCCGCGGACGAACGCCGATCTCGCCGCCGGAGTGCCCTGTTCGACGCCGCGCTGGACCTGCTCGCCGAGGGCGGAGCTCCCGCGGTGACCAAACGGGCCGTCTGTGTCAGGGCCCGGCTCAACGATCGCTACTTCTACGAGCAGTTCACCGACCGCGACGCGCTGCTCACCGCACTGGTCGAGGAGCACACCGCCCTCGGCATCGCCGCGGTGGTCACCGCCACCCACGACGCCGAGCCCGACGTCCACAGCCAGGTGCGCGCGGCGGCCGACGCCGCGCTGGGCTTTCTGCTCGCCGACCCCCGCCGCTCGGCCCTGCTGCTCAACGCGCAGAGCACCGAGGCGCTCCAGGCCGCGCGATTGAGCACCCAGCACGCGATCGCCCGCGCGATGTCGGCGGTCGGTCGCGAGATCCTCACCGCACCGGCCGACCCGCTCGACGCCGACATGACCGCCTACAGCGTGGTCAGCGGCGCACTGGAGCTGGTCGCGGCCTGGATGCGCGGCGAATTCGACACCACCCGGGAACATCTCACCGACCTCATCGCCCGTCTCCTGCTGAGTACCGACAGCGCACAACACGTCGCCGCGACGAAGTCGGCGACCTAG
- a CDS encoding oxygenase MpaB family protein, protein MTCPVSPQATRSVDAIPASSRETRSAVERFERVGGSVLFGLFGVGLFDQPMLPPVSAALEATGRARNQPWARAARTAAADQLIYHGDDAERDAESQRLMVLHRDVKGVGPDGERYSALNPHAWNWILYSTFFVQRGAYLALTGDRPSPATDQAIWDHYLSKTRGLHLPGNSQPIANYANLTVHYDRMITELRATPALEAATSTVRRAPRPDFLPAVAAPLWWVSAPTFGYIAMVLGCGIMHPEVRAKMPITWTARHDRHFRVLTAALRLAYDRLPAAVTDSPMARNRRKYERLVDRYREVGLTSFAPETGADRSRRRVRG, encoded by the coding sequence ATGACCTGTCCTGTGTCACCCCAGGCAACCCGCTCGGTCGACGCCATCCCGGCGTCCTCGCGCGAAACCCGCAGCGCTGTAGAGCGATTCGAACGTGTCGGCGGATCGGTCCTGTTCGGTTTGTTCGGTGTCGGTCTGTTCGACCAGCCGATGCTGCCCCCGGTGTCGGCCGCGCTCGAGGCCACCGGGCGAGCGCGGAACCAGCCGTGGGCACGGGCGGCGCGCACCGCGGCGGCCGACCAGCTGATCTACCACGGCGACGACGCCGAGCGCGACGCCGAATCGCAGCGGCTCATGGTCTTGCATCGCGACGTCAAGGGCGTCGGCCCCGACGGTGAACGCTATTCGGCGCTCAACCCGCACGCCTGGAACTGGATCCTCTACTCGACCTTCTTCGTTCAGCGCGGCGCCTACCTGGCGCTGACCGGCGACAGGCCCTCACCGGCCACCGACCAGGCCATCTGGGACCACTACCTGAGCAAGACGCGCGGCCTGCACCTGCCGGGCAACTCGCAGCCGATCGCGAACTACGCGAATCTGACCGTCCACTACGACCGGATGATCACCGAACTGCGCGCGACTCCGGCGCTGGAAGCGGCCACCTCGACGGTCCGGCGGGCACCGCGCCCCGACTTCCTGCCCGCTGTCGCCGCCCCGCTCTGGTGGGTGAGCGCGCCGACCTTCGGCTACATCGCGATGGTTCTCGGTTGCGGCATCATGCACCCCGAGGTGCGCGCCAAGATGCCGATCACCTGGACCGCTCGCCACGACCGGCATTTCCGAGTCCTCACCGCCGCCCTTCGCCTCGCCTATGACCGGCTCCCGGCCGCGGTCACCGACTCCCCGATGGCTCGCAATCGGCGCAAGTACGAACGCCTGGTCGACCGGTACCGCGAGGTCGGTCTCACCTCGTTCGCGCCGGAGACCGGCGCGGACCGGTCGCGGCGGCGCGTGCGCGGGTAG
- a CDS encoding TetR/AcrR family transcriptional regulator: MTQPAARRPGRPSVLDTGAVSVGALRLWTDRGFATTSWNDLAEATGISTRTLLRHFSSRSEIAWIGVAPATERLRDALAGAAPEESPAVVVRSAIVESVSRDPRIQQMAPDWLRLISSEPELAATAPRIYRPWIDTLSGYLAGRLPDSPAAICRAIATAYQSATFAALTEWAESGARGDCADSVDRMLRWMDPHLPGTAPD; the protein is encoded by the coding sequence GTGACCCAGCCAGCTGCCCGCCGTCCCGGCCGTCCCTCCGTGCTGGACACCGGGGCCGTGTCCGTCGGCGCGCTGCGCCTGTGGACCGACCGCGGCTTCGCCACGACCAGCTGGAACGACCTCGCCGAGGCCACCGGCATCAGCACGCGAACCCTGTTGCGGCACTTCTCGTCCCGCTCCGAGATCGCCTGGATCGGTGTCGCGCCCGCGACCGAGCGGCTCCGCGACGCGCTGGCCGGCGCCGCACCCGAGGAGTCGCCCGCGGTGGTCGTGCGGTCCGCGATCGTGGAATCGGTGTCGCGCGATCCCCGGATCCAGCAGATGGCGCCGGACTGGCTGCGGTTGATCTCCTCCGAACCCGAACTGGCCGCGACGGCTCCCCGGATCTACCGGCCGTGGATCGACACGCTGTCGGGCTACCTCGCCGGTCGGTTGCCGGACTCGCCCGCCGCCATCTGCCGGGCCATCGCCACCGCCTACCAGTCGGCCACCTTCGCCGCGCTGACCGAGTGGGCCGAGTCCGGCGCGCGGGGCGACTGCGCGGATTCGGTCGATCGCATGCTGCGATGGATGGATCCGCACCTGCCGGGCACCGCGCCGGACTGA
- a CDS encoding 3-hydroxyacyl-CoA dehydrogenase: protein MDFVNSSAIVTGGASGLGLATVQELHAKGAKVVIIDLPSSNGAAVAKELGEGAAFAAADVTDESAVAAALDVAESLAPLRIAVNCAGIGNAIKTVGKKGAFPLADFTKVINVNLVGTFNVIRLAAERMSGTDPVGEERGVIINTASVAAFDGQIGQAAYSASKGGIVGLTLPIARDLASFKIRVVTIAPGLFRTPLFETLPEEALQSLGAQVPHPSRLGQPTEFAALARHIVENPMLNGETIRLDGAIRMAPR from the coding sequence ATGGATTTCGTCAATTCGTCCGCCATCGTCACCGGCGGTGCGTCGGGTCTCGGCTTGGCGACCGTGCAGGAGCTGCACGCCAAGGGCGCCAAGGTCGTCATCATCGACCTTCCCTCGTCCAACGGCGCGGCCGTCGCCAAGGAACTGGGCGAGGGCGCGGCTTTCGCGGCCGCGGACGTGACCGATGAATCGGCGGTGGCCGCGGCACTCGACGTCGCCGAATCGCTGGCCCCGCTGCGGATCGCCGTGAACTGCGCCGGCATCGGCAACGCGATCAAGACGGTCGGCAAGAAGGGCGCGTTCCCGCTCGCCGATTTCACCAAGGTGATCAACGTCAACCTCGTCGGCACGTTCAACGTGATCCGGCTGGCCGCCGAACGCATGTCCGGCACCGACCCGGTCGGTGAGGAGCGCGGCGTCATCATCAATACCGCCTCCGTCGCCGCCTTCGACGGCCAGATCGGCCAGGCCGCCTACTCCGCGTCCAAGGGCGGCATCGTCGGCCTGACCCTGCCGATCGCGCGTGACCTGGCGAGCTTCAAGATCCGCGTCGTCACCATCGCGCCCGGTCTGTTCCGCACTCCGCTGTTCGAGACGCTGCCCGAGGAGGCGCTGCAGTCGCTCGGCGCGCAGGTGCCGCATCCCTCGCGCTTGGGTCAGCCCACCGAATTCGCCGCGCTGGCTCGCCACATCGTGGAGAACCCGATGCTCAACGGCGAGACCATCCGCCTCGACGGTGCCATCCGGATGGCACCGCGCTGA
- a CDS encoding WS/DGAT/MGAT family O-acyltransferase: MEQLTGLDASFLYLETDTQHLHVCALLILDPADGSYSFGRLRDELRKRLPLIPHMRRRIHPVPFNLDHPLWVDDAGFDIDNHIRRVELPEPDGLPALIGAIASQPMDRNRPLWEMSVVEGLDDGKVAVVCKYHHSAVDGITGTNMMMHLCDLEPGVSRPEPEPWQPEPVPGDLELAARAAVRLPARAGMLGMVPKTLGMVAGFAQRRRKNQAGMELPFSAPRTPFNQAVTATRSVSFTKTDLGAIKEIKAAFGVTVNDVVLTVVGGVLRRYLDERGELPDRSLIASVPVSVHESTRHTEGVNKVSTLFCRLGTDVADPGERLGVLAVANREAKAEHDLIGADFLQDWSKYAPPNTFRLASRVYSSLKLAERHPVVHNLVVSNVPGPPMPLYFLGTRVDGMFPFGPVFHGAGLTVTVLSNCGDLDFGFIACRDLVPDVEALAEAVPAVIDDLLAAARARG; this comes from the coding sequence ATGGAACAACTCACCGGCCTGGATGCCAGTTTCCTCTATCTGGAGACCGACACCCAGCATCTCCACGTCTGTGCCCTGCTGATCCTCGACCCCGCCGATGGGTCCTACTCCTTCGGCAGACTCCGTGACGAGCTCCGCAAGCGGTTGCCCCTCATCCCGCACATGCGCCGCCGAATCCACCCGGTGCCGTTCAACCTCGACCACCCACTGTGGGTCGACGACGCCGGCTTCGACATCGACAACCACATCCGGCGCGTCGAATTGCCGGAGCCGGACGGTCTGCCCGCGTTGATCGGCGCCATCGCCAGCCAGCCGATGGACCGGAATCGGCCGCTGTGGGAGATGTCGGTCGTGGAAGGGCTCGACGACGGCAAGGTGGCTGTCGTCTGCAAATACCACCATTCGGCCGTCGACGGCATCACCGGCACGAACATGATGATGCACCTGTGCGATCTGGAGCCGGGGGTCAGCCGTCCGGAACCCGAACCGTGGCAACCGGAACCGGTGCCCGGTGATCTGGAACTGGCCGCGCGGGCCGCGGTCCGCCTGCCCGCGAGGGCCGGAATGCTCGGCATGGTTCCCAAGACCCTCGGGATGGTCGCGGGCTTCGCGCAGCGGCGCCGCAAGAATCAAGCGGGAATGGAACTTCCGTTCTCCGCGCCACGCACCCCGTTCAATCAGGCCGTCACCGCGACGCGGTCGGTCTCGTTCACCAAGACCGACCTCGGCGCGATCAAGGAGATCAAGGCCGCGTTCGGGGTGACGGTCAACGACGTGGTGCTGACCGTCGTCGGTGGCGTATTGCGCCGTTACCTGGATGAACGAGGCGAACTGCCCGATCGTTCGCTGATCGCCTCGGTGCCGGTGTCGGTGCACGAATCCACCCGGCACACCGAGGGCGTCAACAAGGTCTCGACGCTGTTCTGCCGTCTGGGCACCGATGTCGCCGATCCGGGCGAGCGGCTGGGGGTGCTGGCCGTCGCGAACCGCGAAGCCAAGGCCGAACACGACCTCATCGGCGCGGACTTCCTCCAGGACTGGTCGAAGTACGCCCCGCCCAACACATTTCGCCTCGCCTCGCGTGTGTACTCGTCGCTGAAGCTGGCCGAACGGCACCCGGTCGTGCACAACCTGGTGGTCTCGAACGTGCCGGGCCCGCCGATGCCCCTGTATTTCCTCGGCACCCGGGTGGACGGCATGTTCCCGTTCGGCCCGGTCTTCCACGGAGCCGGACTCACCGTCACCGTGCTGTCGAACTGCGGCGACCTGGATTTCGGCTTCATCGCCTGCCGCGACCTGGTTCCCGACGTCGAGGCGCTGGCCGAGGCCGTGCCCGCCGTGATCGACGACCTGCTCGCCGCGGCACGGGCCAGGGGCTGA
- a CDS encoding alpha/beta fold hydrolase, with translation MGSARSVRTGPFVVPAVDEIPGGRMLDLSGRGRTYVVDIPGPPGAPVLILLHGTACTAALNWFPALESLSAHYRVVLFDQRWHGRGIQSARFRLDDCAGDVVAVADALGLDRFVCVGYSLGGIVSLLTAHRYPDRVAGLVLCATPYRFQEKWRERAFHRGFASVAEALGDYPYRRARRLTRTLPDLPAALVPGQLRRWAVAEFRSTSGWALAPVLAEIGTFDATEWLPELRMPTAVVITTRDRAIPVYRQIELAAAVPGSSIHPVAAGHAACAVAPDRFVPALADACRAVAARL, from the coding sequence GTGGGATCTGCGCGATCGGTGCGGACGGGGCCGTTCGTCGTGCCCGCCGTGGACGAGATTCCCGGTGGGCGGATGCTCGACCTCTCCGGACGCGGCCGGACCTATGTGGTCGACATTCCCGGACCACCCGGCGCACCCGTGCTGATCCTGCTGCACGGCACCGCGTGCACGGCGGCGCTGAACTGGTTTCCGGCGCTGGAGTCGCTGAGCGCCCACTATCGGGTGGTGCTGTTCGATCAGCGCTGGCACGGGCGCGGGATCCAGTCGGCCCGGTTCCGGCTCGACGACTGCGCCGGCGACGTGGTCGCGGTCGCCGACGCGCTGGGTCTGGATCGCTTTGTCTGCGTGGGCTATTCGCTCGGCGGTATAGTCTCGCTGCTCACCGCCCATCGATACCCGGACCGGGTCGCGGGGCTGGTCCTGTGCGCGACTCCGTACCGCTTCCAGGAGAAGTGGCGCGAGCGGGCGTTCCATCGCGGTTTCGCCTCCGTCGCCGAGGCGCTGGGCGATTATCCGTATCGCCGCGCCCGGCGGTTGACGCGAACCCTGCCGGATCTGCCGGCCGCTTTGGTGCCGGGGCAGCTCCGCCGCTGGGCGGTGGCCGAATTCCGCAGCACGAGTGGCTGGGCGCTGGCGCCCGTGCTGGCCGAGATCGGGACCTTCGACGCCACCGAGTGGCTGCCGGAACTGCGGATGCCGACCGCGGTCGTCATCACGACCAGGGACCGCGCGATCCCGGTGTACCGCCAGATCGAACTCGCGGCCGCCGTGCCGGGTTCGAGCATCCATCCGGTCGCGGCGGGTCATGCGGCGTGCGCCGTCGCCCCGGACCGGTTCGTGCCGGCGCTGGCCGACGCGTGCCGCGCAGTGGCGGCTCGGCTGTAG